From a single Candidatus Methanomethylicota archaeon genomic region:
- the metG gene encoding methionine--tRNA ligase, producing the protein MNEFILIMPPTIITAALPYSNDRLHLGHLRSTYLPSDVYARFLRRIGEDVIYVCATDEHGTPIALRAEKEGKTPKEIADKYHPLIKEDLIRMGCSFDIFSRTTEKIHYETTQYFFKKLMEKGYIYEQEIEQLKCPKCNKFLPDRYVEGICPYCNFESARGDSCDSCGRYLRPIELKEPKCAICGTKPELVSTKHWFFKLTVFQDKIKYWLENNKTIPQNVSNYAMNWIKEGLKDWCITRDLNWGVPVPIEGVKDKVIYVWFDAPIGYISSTKILFINKGNPDDWKKYWNGRIIHFIGKDIIYHHAIFWPAMLIGMEEFELPYSIIAGEYLTLEGRKMSKSRGWYIGIDEYLKLFEPDSMRYYLLSVAPLDKDADFSIEDFIRRHNDELADVLGNFIHRTLTFIEKYFNSKIPEAKLSKEDEILLSKIKEVEVKAADYIKSFKFRDALIEILSLAHEGNRYLNNSAPWIKIKENPEKAATTLYVCIQIVKALASMLSPFLPFTSEKIWKMLNINSNIHEESWIFEFLPSGHTIGKPYPLFKKIKLEELSKIREALIPGKDIEEKISIEEFKKLKILIGKIVKAEKIKNSKNLIAMEIDLGEYGIKSCVAGIGNYYSNEELIGKNIVVLANIEPTMIFGIKSEVMLLAAEGGGKLSIIIPEKEVPLGSSVK; encoded by the coding sequence TTGAATGAATTCATATTAATTATGCCACCAACTATTATTACAGCTGCTCTTCCTTATAGTAATGATAGATTACATTTAGGTCATCTTAGATCGACATATCTTCCATCTGATGTTTATGCTAGATTTCTTAGAAGAATTGGTGAAGATGTAATATATGTATGTGCTACTGATGAACATGGAACACCAATTGCTTTAAGAGCTGAAAAAGAAGGAAAAACTCCAAAAGAAATTGCAGATAAATATCATCCTTTAATTAAAGAAGATTTAATAAGAATGGGTTGTAGTTTTGATATATTTTCTAGAACTACAGAGAAAATACATTATGAAACTACACAATATTTCTTTAAAAAATTAATGGAAAAGGGCTATATTTATGAACAAGAAATAGAACAATTAAAATGTCCTAAATGTAATAAATTTCTTCCAGATAGATATGTAGAAGGTATATGTCCATATTGTAATTTTGAAAGTGCAAGAGGAGATTCTTGTGATTCTTGTGGAAGATATCTCAGACCTATAGAATTGAAAGAGCCTAAATGTGCTATATGTGGAACAAAACCTGAACTTGTTTCTACTAAACATTGGTTTTTTAAACTTACAGTTTTTCAAGATAAAATAAAATATTGGCTTGAAAATAATAAAACTATTCCACAAAATGTAAGTAATTATGCAATGAATTGGATAAAAGAAGGATTAAAAGATTGGTGTATAACTAGGGATTTAAATTGGGGCGTTCCAGTTCCAATAGAAGGAGTAAAAGATAAAGTAATATATGTTTGGTTTGATGCTCCTATTGGTTATATATCTTCAACTAAAATTTTATTCATTAATAAAGGAAATCCTGATGATTGGAAAAAATATTGGAATGGAAGAATAATACATTTTATTGGAAAAGATATTATATATCATCATGCTATATTCTGGCCAGCCATGCTTATTGGAATGGAAGAATTTGAACTTCCTTATTCTATAATAGCTGGAGAATATCTTACATTAGAAGGAAGAAAAATGTCAAAAAGTAGAGGATGGTATATTGGAATAGATGAATATTTAAAATTATTTGAACCTGATTCTATGCGATATTATCTTCTATCAGTAGCTCCACTTGATAAAGATGCAGATTTTTCTATTGAAGATTTTATAAGAAGACATAATGATGAACTTGCTGATGTTCTTGGAAATTTTATACATAGAACATTAACTTTTATAGAAAAATATTTTAATTCAAAAATTCCAGAAGCTAAACTTTCTAAAGAAGATGAAATTTTATTATCTAAAATAAAAGAAGTAGAAGTAAAAGCAGCAGATTATATAAAATCATTTAAATTTAGAGATGCTTTAATAGAAATATTATCACTTGCACATGAAGGAAATAGATATTTAAATAATTCAGCTCCTTGGATTAAAATTAAAGAAAATCCTGAAAAAGCTGCTACTACACTATATGTTTGTATTCAAATTGTAAAAGCTTTAGCTAGTATGCTATCTCCATTTTTACCATTTACTAGTGAAAAAATATGGAAAATGCTAAATATAAATTCAAATATTCATGAAGAATCATGGATTTTCGAATTCCTTCCTTCAGGTCATACTATAGGAAAGCCTTATCCTTTATTTAAGAAAATAAAATTAGAAGAATTATCAAAAATAAGAGAAGCTCTTATACCAGGAAAGGATATTGAAGAGAAAATTAGTATAGAAGAATTTAAAAAACTTAAAATTTTAATTGGAAAGATTGTAAAAGCTGAAAAAATAAAAAATTCTAAGAATTTAATAGCAATGGAAATTGATCTTGGAGAATATGGAATTAAATCATGTGTAGCTGGAATTGGAAATTATTACTCTAATGAAGAATTAATTGGTAAAAATATTGTAGTATTAGCAAATATAGAACCTACTATGATTTTTGGTATAAAATCTGAAGTTATGTTACTTGCTGCTGAAGGTGGAGGTAAATTGTCTATAATAATACCAGAAAAAGAAGTGCCATTAGGTTCGAGTGTAAAATGA
- a CDS encoding PHP domain-containing protein encodes MKLKIDLHVHTNKSKDGISSIKDILYYAKKKGLDGIAITDHDVFMDPIIAERLSEEIIIIPGVELTTEIGHLILLYDSILIIPHPLDPISHGIGYKNIKNLMNLKPLLEVRNGSTLPIFNKIAEKLAIKLNLSMVGGSDAHIDFMVGSAYTIVEAEDKNLESIIKAIKIGKVYAIGGMNSSFIKYIVKKNLIKLKS; translated from the coding sequence ATGAAATTGAAAATAGATCTTCATGTTCATACTAATAAATCAAAAGATGGAATTTCTTCTATTAAAGATATTTTATATTATGCTAAGAAAAAAGGATTGGATGGAATTGCTATAACTGATCATGATGTATTTATGGATCCTATAATTGCTGAAAGATTATCAGAAGAAATTATAATTATTCCTGGTGTAGAATTAACAACTGAAATAGGTCATTTAATACTTTTATATGATAGTATTTTAATTATTCCCCATCCATTAGATCCAATAAGTCATGGTATTGGATATAAAAATATAAAAAATCTTATGAATTTAAAACCTTTATTAGAAGTAAGAAATGGATCAACTCTTCCTATTTTTAATAAAATAGCTGAAAAATTAGCAATTAAATTAAATTTAAGTATGGTTGGAGGAAGTGATGCTCATATAGACTTTATGGTTGGAAGTGCTTATACAATTGTAGAAGCTGAGGATAAAAATTTAGAAAGTATAATTAAAGCAATTAAAATAGGGAAAGTTTATGCAATTGGAGGAATGAATTCTTCATTTATTAAATATATTGTAAAGAAAAATTTAATTAAGCTAAAGTCTTAG
- a CDS encoding tRNA (N(6)-L-threonylcarbamoyladenosine(37)-C(2))-methylthiotransferase codes for MRIYIKTFGCSANKVESELIKKMLVDNGYEIVDSLLEAEVVIVNTCTVRSETDLKVINYLKSIKKKKIIVTGCMASSQPALIAKYFPSASIISLKCIPMILEAINKDKFICLDKELFINPIPYINGVKATILIARGCLGDCSYCIVKVAKGKLKSINPNIIIENLIKAIKLGVKEIRLSAQDTGVYGIDIGTNIASLLKSLTSIPGDFIIRLGMFKPSKIVNELISSYKSEKIYKFIHIPVQSGSNVILKKMNRGYTVEDFKEVVYSFRREFPNITLFTDIIVGFPEEEENDFEETCKLIIEIKPDKTHVARFSPRPHTLAASMPQISEEIKKKRSKILHEIIREIQLKKNEIWIGKEVKALVVDRYIKGGFIARTPEYKSIAIPNCDSSILGKWIEVVIDDITPFYLIGRTIHHIQEEEHRLLV; via the coding sequence ATGCGAATTTATATTAAGACATTTGGTTGTTCTGCAAATAAAGTTGAAAGTGAATTAATTAAAAAAATGTTAGTGGATAATGGTTATGAAATTGTTGATTCACTTTTAGAAGCTGAAGTAGTTATTGTAAATACATGTACTGTTAGAAGTGAAACTGATCTTAAAGTAATAAATTATTTAAAATCTATTAAAAAGAAAAAAATTATAGTTACTGGATGCATGGCTTCTTCTCAACCTGCATTAATTGCTAAATATTTTCCCTCAGCTTCTATAATTTCTCTTAAATGTATTCCTATGATATTAGAAGCTATTAATAAAGATAAATTCATATGTTTAGATAAAGAATTATTCATTAATCCCATTCCTTATATAAATGGAGTAAAAGCAACTATTCTTATTGCTAGAGGATGTCTTGGAGATTGTTCTTATTGTATAGTAAAAGTAGCAAAAGGAAAATTGAAAAGTATAAATCCAAATATTATAATAGAAAATTTAATTAAAGCTATAAAATTAGGAGTAAAAGAAATAAGACTTTCAGCTCAAGATACTGGTGTATATGGAATAGATATTGGTACTAATATTGCTTCTTTATTAAAATCTCTTACTTCAATTCCTGGAGATTTTATAATAAGACTTGGAATGTTTAAACCATCTAAAATAGTAAATGAATTAATTTCTTCATATAAATCTGAGAAAATTTATAAATTTATTCATATTCCAGTTCAAAGTGGAAGTAATGTTATATTAAAGAAAATGAATAGAGGATATACAGTAGAAGATTTTAAAGAAGTTGTATATTCTTTTAGAAGAGAATTTCCAAATATAACATTATTTACTGATATAATTGTTGGTTTTCCTGAAGAAGAAGAAAATGATTTTGAAGAAACATGTAAATTAATTATTGAAATTAAACCAGATAAAACTCATGTAGCAAGATTTTCTCCAAGACCTCATACTTTAGCAGCTTCTATGCCTCAAATATCTGAAGAAATTAAGAAAAAGAGAAGTAAAATATTACATGAAATTATAAGAGAAATACAATTAAAGAAAAATGAAATTTGGATTGGAAAAGAAGTAAAAGCTCTTGTTGTAGATCGCTATATTAAAGGAGGATTTATAGCAAGAACTCCTGAATATAAAAGTATTGCAATACCTAATTGTGATAGTTCAATATTAGGAAAATGGATTGAAGTAGTTATAGATGATATTACTCCATTTTATTTAATTGGAAGAACTATCCACCACATACAGGAGGAAGAACATAGACTTCTTGTTTAG
- a CDS encoding iron-sulfur cluster assembly protein, giving the protein MKIEDKIMEALKEVVDPETGINIVDMQLISRIENKNGEIFIEFIPSSPLCPIAFYLAEEIKKVALKIEGVKKVRVNCKGHIMEEEISRLVNEDIK; this is encoded by the coding sequence ATGAAAATAGAAGATAAAATTATGGAAGCTTTAAAAGAAGTAGTAGATCCTGAAACTGGGATAAATATTGTAGATATGCAATTAATAAGTAGAATTGAAAATAAAAATGGAGAAATTTTTATAGAATTCATACCATCAAGTCCACTATGCCCAATAGCATTTTATCTTGCTGAAGAAATAAAAAAAGTAGCATTAAAAATTGAAGGAGTGAAAAAAGTGAGAGTTAATTGTAAAGGACATATAATGGAAGAGGAAATAAGTAGATTAGTAAATGAGGATATAAAATGA
- the gcvPB gene encoding aminomethyl-transferring glycine dehydrogenase subunit GcvPB, which yields MKQASFKEPIIFELGGKGRIGEYIENLEIEIPKELMRENLNLPELSQIEVVRHFTKLSQMNWGVDLGPYPLGSCTMKYNPRINEDLAWMDEVQWIHPLQDEVQGILELMYKLEKALASITGMSRFTLQPAAGANGEFTGCLIIRKYHKDRGEDRDEIIIPDSAHGTNPASAAMAGFKIIEIKTNEEGLVDLEELKNAVGRKTAGLMMTNPNTLGIFEKYVKEIAEIIHDAGGLMYYDGANLQGILGIARPGDFGFDIVHLNLHKTFSTPHGGGGPGSGPVGVKDFLVDYLPIPIVDFDGEKYYLNWNLKKTIGKVKGWYGNIPVLVRAYAYLLSMGIKGLKLSCKAAVVNTNYFMKKVSNIRGITIPFGNAYRKHEVVISVEKLTKETGVTALDVAKALLDKGLHAPTIYFPLIVKEALMFEFTDTETKENIDKYIEALKEICETAYKNPELLKNTPKNTSITRLDEVYANHPKTMCLSYRMLKLKSNSQF from the coding sequence ATGAAGCAAGCTTCTTTTAAAGAACCAATAATATTTGAACTTGGAGGAAAAGGAAGAATTGGAGAATATATTGAAAATTTAGAAATAGAAATTCCAAAAGAATTAATGAGAGAGAATCTCAATCTTCCTGAATTATCACAAATTGAAGTTGTAAGACATTTTACTAAACTTTCACAAATGAATTGGGGAGTTGATCTTGGTCCTTATCCATTAGGATCTTGTACTATGAAATATAATCCAAGAATTAATGAAGATTTAGCTTGGATGGATGAAGTTCAATGGATTCATCCATTACAAGATGAAGTTCAAGGAATTTTAGAATTAATGTATAAATTAGAAAAGGCATTAGCTTCTATAACAGGAATGAGTAGATTTACACTTCAACCAGCAGCTGGAGCAAATGGAGAATTTACAGGTTGTTTAATTATTAGAAAATATCATAAAGATAGAGGAGAAGATAGAGATGAAATTATAATACCAGATTCTGCTCATGGAACAAATCCAGCAAGTGCAGCCATGGCTGGATTTAAAATTATAGAAATTAAAACAAATGAAGAAGGATTAGTAGATTTAGAAGAATTAAAAAATGCTGTAGGAAGAAAAACAGCTGGACTTATGATGACAAATCCAAATACTCTTGGTATATTTGAAAAATATGTAAAAGAAATTGCTGAAATAATTCATGATGCTGGAGGATTAATGTATTATGATGGAGCAAATCTTCAAGGAATATTAGGAATTGCTAGACCTGGAGATTTTGGATTTGATATAGTTCATTTAAATTTACATAAGACTTTTTCCACTCCTCATGGAGGAGGAGGACCTGGTTCAGGTCCAGTAGGAGTAAAAGATTTTTTAGTAGATTATCTTCCAATTCCTATTGTAGATTTTGATGGAGAAAAATATTATCTTAATTGGAATCTTAAGAAAACTATTGGAAAAGTAAAAGGATGGTATGGTAATATTCCTGTATTAGTAAGAGCTTATGCTTATTTACTTTCAATGGGAATAAAAGGACTTAAACTTTCTTGTAAAGCTGCAGTAGTAAATACAAATTATTTCATGAAAAAAGTATCTAACATAAGAGGCATAACCATACCTTTTGGAAATGCTTATAGAAAACATGAAGTTGTAATAAGTGTTGAAAAACTTACTAAAGAAACTGGAGTTACAGCTTTAGATGTAGCAAAAGCACTTCTTGATAAAGGATTACATGCTCCTACAATATATTTTCCATTAATAGTAAAAGAAGCTTTAATGTTTGAATTCACTGATACTGAAACTAAGGAAAATATAGATAAATATATTGAAGCTCTTAAGGAGATTTGTGAAACTGCTTATAAAAATCCAGAATTATTAAAAAATACACCAAAGAATACTTCTATTACTAGACTTGATGAAGTATATGCAAATCATCCAAAAACCATGTGTCTTAGTTATAGAATGCTTAAATTAAAAAGTAATTCACAATTTTAA
- the gcvPA gene encoding aminomethyl-transferring glycine dehydrogenase subunit GcvPA, producing the protein MEEFFSHPYIPNSKILNEMLKEVGISSIEELFNDIEKKDFEIFLNEEPMEEYVVYNEVKSMLLKNKIMKCFTGGGPWFHFIPSIIKHIILRGEFLTSYTPYQPEISQGVLQALFEFQSMICELYNMDVANASLYDLPTAIGEALLLTSRVTGRKEVLIPSYIPEDEKLVIRNYTEPVGIKIIEIPFMEDGCLDLEYIKENGRVSGIYVETPTFFGTIETKLKDIVEIAHDLGALVIVGADPLAMGIFKPPGDYGVDIVVGDGQPLGIPPAMGGNSLGIMACKNDLKIIRQMPGRIVGLTITKDGKERGFVLALSTREQHIRREKATSNICTNEALLAIAAAIYMAVMGKEGIRRVAKKIFYNTQYAINKFKEIGLETVFKGIHFRDFTIKLNVDIVNKVLKEKGILGPRKISENIGLFAVTEIHNKKDIDELVEIIGGILK; encoded by the coding sequence ATGGAAGAATTTTTTTCTCATCCTTATATACCAAATTCTAAAATATTAAATGAAATGTTAAAAGAAGTAGGAATAAGTAGTATTGAAGAATTATTTAATGATATTGAAAAAAAAGATTTTGAAATTTTTCTAAATGAAGAACCAATGGAAGAATATGTTGTATATAATGAAGTAAAATCTATGTTATTGAAAAATAAAATTATGAAATGTTTTACAGGAGGAGGGCCTTGGTTTCATTTTATTCCAAGTATTATAAAACATATAATTTTAAGAGGAGAATTTTTAACATCTTATACACCTTATCAACCAGAAATAAGTCAAGGAGTTCTTCAAGCTCTTTTTGAATTTCAAAGTATGATATGTGAATTATATAATATGGATGTAGCAAATGCTTCTTTATATGATCTTCCAACTGCTATAGGAGAAGCATTATTATTAACTTCAAGAGTGACTGGAAGAAAAGAAGTTTTAATTCCTTCTTATATTCCTGAAGATGAAAAATTAGTAATAAGAAATTATACTGAACCAGTTGGAATTAAAATAATAGAAATACCATTTATGGAAGATGGATGTTTAGATTTAGAATATATAAAAGAAAATGGAAGAGTTTCTGGAATATATGTAGAAACACCTACTTTTTTTGGAACAATAGAAACTAAATTAAAAGATATTGTAGAAATAGCACATGATTTAGGAGCTTTAGTAATTGTTGGTGCTGATCCATTAGCTATGGGAATATTTAAACCTCCAGGAGATTATGGAGTTGATATAGTAGTTGGAGATGGACAACCATTAGGAATTCCACCTGCTATGGGAGGAAATTCTTTAGGAATAATGGCATGTAAAAATGATTTAAAAATTATAAGACAAATGCCAGGAAGAATTGTTGGATTAACTATAACAAAAGATGGAAAAGAAAGGGGTTTTGTATTAGCACTTTCAACAAGAGAACAACATATAAGAAGAGAAAAAGCAACTTCAAATATATGTACAAATGAAGCTCTTTTAGCTATAGCTGCAGCTATATACATGGCAGTTATGGGTAAGGAAGGGATAAGAAGAGTGGCAAAAAAAATCTTTTATAATACACAATATGCAATAAATAAATTTAAAGAAATAGGATTAGAAACAGTATTTAAAGGAATTCATTTTAGAGATTTTACTATTAAATTAAATGTAGATATAGTAAATAAAGTTTTAAAAGAAAAAGGAATTCTAGGTCCAAGAAAAATATCAGAAAATATTGGTTTATTTGCTGTTACTGAAATTCATAATAAAAAAGACATTGATGAATTAGTAGAAATCATTGGAGGAATTTTAAAATGA
- a CDS encoding radical SAM protein: MKFKESKFYEKLNNKVKCKLCEHKCIIDINEYGLCKTRKNIDGKLYTIVYGALSAIESRPIEIKPFFHYWPGSTALTFSTWSCNFNCPWCQNWTLSKLIGELNYYSPEEIIEIAIRNKDEGLCSSFQEPTLLTDWNIELFKISKKYGLYSCYVSNGYMTLEVLKELYESGMDGLKIDIKGDKEVYEKYCGGIDYNKIWRNVREAKKIGYHIELVNLIITNLNDNEECIREIVERTLKEVGFEVPIHFTRYFPAYEFKNPPTEIKKLELAYKIAKNMGMLYVYIGNVPGHRYENTYCPNCGEILIKRYSYKVLEYRIEKNKCPKCRFEINIRGNYIKK, translated from the coding sequence ATGAAATTTAAAGAATCTAAATTTTATGAAAAATTAAATAATAAAGTTAAATGTAAATTATGTGAACATAAATGTATTATTGATATTAATGAATATGGATTATGTAAAACTAGGAAAAATATAGATGGAAAGCTCTATACTATAGTCTATGGAGCTTTAAGTGCTATAGAGAGTAGACCAATAGAAATAAAACCTTTCTTTCATTATTGGCCAGGATCTACTGCATTAACATTTTCAACATGGTCTTGTAATTTTAATTGTCCATGGTGTCAAAATTGGACTTTATCTAAATTAATAGGAGAATTAAATTATTATTCTCCAGAAGAAATTATTGAAATTGCTATTAGAAATAAAGATGAAGGTTTATGTTCAAGTTTTCAAGAACCTACATTATTAACTGATTGGAATATAGAATTATTCAAAATTAGTAAAAAATATGGATTATATTCTTGCTATGTATCTAATGGATATATGACTTTAGAAGTACTTAAGGAATTATATGAATCAGGAATGGATGGTTTAAAAATAGATATTAAAGGAGATAAAGAAGTTTATGAAAAATATTGTGGTGGAATAGATTATAATAAAATTTGGAGAAATGTAAGAGAAGCAAAGAAAATTGGATATCATATTGAACTTGTTAATTTAATAATAACAAATTTAAATGATAATGAAGAATGTATAAGAGAAATAGTTGAAAGAACTTTAAAAGAAGTTGGATTTGAAGTACCAATTCATTTTACAAGATATTTTCCTGCATATGAATTTAAAAATCCTCCTACAGAAATTAAAAAACTTGAATTAGCATATAAAATTGCAAAAAATATGGGAATGTTATATGTATATATAGGAAATGTTCCTGGTCATAGATATGAAAATACTTATTGTCCTAATTGTGGAGAAATTTTAATAAAAAGATATAGTTATAAAGTTTTAGAATATAGAATTGAAAAGAATAAATGTCCAAAATGTAGATTTGAAATAAATATTCGTGGAAATTATATTAAAAAATAA
- a CDS encoding KaiC domain-containing protein, giving the protein MIIERLSIGIPELDKMLAGGIPRGFCVAVTGEPGTGKTVLCIHFIAQGIKEGDKCIYVTTEESRDSIITQAEQFGFIFSKAIKENKLIIIDALMGMEEKWSIKSLTVEDLVEKVVEAKKSLGYGRARLVIDSLSAFWLDKPAMARRYSYFVKKVLAKWDFTILATSQYSITTSEAFGWGIEHIADGIIRFRRFVRGGLLKRYIIIEKMRQTPHSLKMHEINIQDGKGLIVLGPVEESREDFALPKKVMDKIEKTLEKKEYEI; this is encoded by the coding sequence GTGATTATAGAAAGATTATCTATTGGAATACCAGAATTAGATAAAATGTTAGCAGGTGGAATACCAAGAGGATTTTGTGTTGCAGTTACTGGAGAACCTGGAACTGGAAAAACTGTTCTTTGTATTCATTTTATAGCTCAAGGAATAAAAGAAGGAGATAAATGTATATATGTTACTACAGAAGAAAGTAGAGATTCTATAATAACTCAAGCAGAACAATTTGGTTTTATATTTTCTAAAGCAATTAAAGAAAATAAATTAATAATAATAGATGCATTAATGGGAATGGAAGAAAAATGGTCAATAAAATCACTTACAGTAGAAGATCTTGTAGAAAAAGTTGTTGAAGCTAAAAAATCCCTTGGTTATGGAAGAGCTAGATTAGTTATAGATTCTCTTTCTGCATTTTGGTTAGATAAACCTGCAATGGCAAGGAGATATTCTTATTTTGTTAAAAAAGTATTGGCAAAATGGGATTTTACAATTTTAGCTACTTCACAATATTCTATAACAACTTCTGAAGCTTTTGGATGGGGTATTGAACATATAGCAGATGGAATAATAAGATTTAGAAGATTCGTAAGAGGAGGATTATTAAAACGTTATATAATAATAGAAAAAATGAGACAAACACCTCATAGTTTAAAAATGCATGAAATAAATATACAAGATGGAAAAGGACTTATAGTTTTAGGACCTGTTGAAGAAAGTAGAGAAGATTTTGCTCTTCCTAAAAAAGTTATGGATAAAATTGAAAAAACATTAGAGAAAAAAGAATATGAAATTTAA
- a CDS encoding MFS transporter codes for MISYAWRLNIAAMLFFTFIQIVVPLIPRYAIVLGIQPFLIGIAVSSISITAIISRPIGGLLSDKWSRRKLMLIGIIFASIAYAILSISNNINTIIIARILEGIGIALFVPSSIASAIDYASEGRIGEALGWRSLMIGIGFSLGPALGGILSEIFGYIKTFAITSILLITIIPLIFSKEREFHYSSSNINFSSLRDTRFLLSLISLIIYAITWMGLLTFLSAYLKILEYSDLEIGLFVSIQAMISLIMRIFAGKASDIKPFFTTALGLLIISISFFAIYIFEVPPFLYIASLIFGLGIFIPASQTLAHAPPSSRGFLSSIYTMGMDIGNLLGPILFGALIERYGYRTGFFIAPFFPLITSIILFLYNFMNFNKNSTN; via the coding sequence ATGATATCTTATGCTTGGAGATTGAACATTGCTGCTATGCTTTTCTTTACTTTTATACAAATAGTAGTTCCATTAATCCCTAGATATGCCATAGTATTAGGAATTCAGCCATTTTTAATAGGAATAGCAGTATCAAGTATATCAATAACTGCTATAATTTCAAGACCTATTGGTGGATTATTAAGTGACAAATGGTCAAGGAGAAAATTAATGTTAATTGGAATAATTTTTGCTTCAATAGCTTATGCAATACTTTCTATTTCAAATAATATAAATACAATAATAATTGCAAGAATTTTAGAAGGAATAGGAATTGCTCTTTTTGTTCCTTCATCAATTGCTAGTGCTATTGATTATGCTTCTGAAGGTAGAATTGGAGAAGCACTTGGATGGAGAAGTTTAATGATAGGAATAGGATTTTCATTAGGACCTGCATTAGGAGGAATTTTATCTGAAATATTCGGTTATATAAAAACTTTTGCTATAACTTCTATTTTATTAATTACTATCATACCATTAATTTTTTCAAAAGAAAGAGAATTTCATTATAGTTCTTCTAATATAAATTTTTCAAGCTTAAGAGATACAAGATTTCTTCTTTCTTTAATAAGCTTGATTATATATGCAATAACTTGGATGGGTCTTTTAACATTTCTTTCTGCTTATTTAAAAATTTTAGAATATAGTGATTTAGAAATAGGACTTTTTGTATCTATTCAAGCTATGATAAGTTTAATTATGAGGATTTTTGCTGGTAAAGCTTCTGATATAAAACCATTCTTTACAACAGCATTAGGCTTATTAATTATTTCAATTTCTTTTTTTGCTATATATATTTTTGAAGTTCCTCCTTTTCTTTATATAGCTTCATTAATATTTGGACTTGGAATTTTTATACCAGCATCTCAAACTTTAGCTCATGCTCCTCCAAGTAGTAGAGGCTTTTTATCTAGTATATATACAATGGGAATGGATATTGGAAATTTACTTGGTCCAATTTTATTTGGAGCTTTAATTGAGAGATATGGATATAGAACAGGATTTTTTATAGCACCATTTTTCCCCTTAATAACTTCAATTATTCTTTTCTTATACAATTTTATGAATTTTAATAAAAATTCGACAAATTGA